agtttctttatttaatcgtGTATATGCAGAAGAATTTCTGGCATTTCAACTACGATCAATATGAAAAATCGGTCCTAGCAGATGCGAAACGAATGTGCATCTACTTCGTCTGCGTCTTCTCGTTTCTCTCCCAATCTACCATCTTTAGTTACATCTTCAGGCCACTAATATGTCAGTCTATCAATTTCCTGCTTTAAACGAGTTTATTTCtaggaaaaaaattaattcatcgACAATCTGATTTTAGCAAATATCGGGAAGAACGAGTCAGATAGGGTACCTATATTTCATATGTACTTGGACCTACCATTGAATGTCTCGCCATATTACGAAATGACGTACTTGATACAGGTAGagtattatttctattttacataaaaatcttTGGCGATTTCatgtatttgtaaataacattgtaattattatgtgCGTACAGGCTTTGACTTTGTATCAAGTCGGCGTATGTTATCTTTGCGTCGAcaatatattttgcattatGTGCTTACACGTAGCTAGTCAGTTTCGCATATTACAATACAGAATGGCCAATGTGCTAAGCCTGAAAGACAAAGTTCAATTTGATCAAGATACAAATCTGGATTCTTCGGGTGAATTTTACGCCTTATTTAGAAAATGCATTCAACAGCATCAAGCTCTCATTGGATTCTGTACCTCGCTCGAAGAGATATTTACAGTAATTATACTCGGACAAGTGTTAACGTTTAGCATATTGATTTGTTTCGTCGGATATCAAGCGCTTCTGGTTggtatattacaaattcagCGTTACTGGTTTTATGCTTCTCGTTTAAAACGAGATATTCCAtttgaacaaattaaatatctcGTCGTCGTTGCTGTAAAATTTACGCTCGTAATGCATCATGATGCACAGGTGAAGCTGTCACTTTCATGGCGCGTTTCTCTCGTATCTTTCTTAACGACTAACATATGTCAGCTATGGATCTTCGCGTACAGTTGTAATGCCCTAGCACAAGAAAGCATGAACACTGCTAATGCTGCGTACGCCGCACCATGGATATATTTACCAATGGACAAGTTCGGAGAAATGGCACGAAAGGATTTGCAACTCGTACTCACGAGGTCGAGACGAGCCTGTTATCTCACCGCCTGTGGCTTCTTTCCTATATCCCTGGAAACTTTCACCAAGGTATTTATTAACGATTCTCGTCGTTTTCTATATTAATTGACAACAGCATATTTCCTTCGTGTCACAGATTATGAGCTCCGCAATGTCATATTTCACTATACTAAAACAGCGAACCGTGGATACGATAGAATAATTCCTCcagttttcattttatacacGTACACGTTTAAGTAATGTTGAAAGCGAAACATTTGTTCgtttcgatttaaaaatgttattatcaCAAATCTATGAAacctatgaaatattaaaataataataaaatgtttagaagaaatttgattatataaaatacgtaaatTATAATGCGTCCACAGGATTTGTAACAAGATAGTAATAAAGTTAAATAGAAAGAACAAGTAtgagtaattttaataaatcgcGGAAATTTACGGATCACCGAAATTCTCTGTaatcttgaaatttcaaattgaacAACAGTACTACGATAGATTATTCATTGCGAATTATTCAACGATagattccatttcttctattcgaTATAATCGTGAACGTGTTTATAAGTTAAATTTAGTTCGCTATATTGTCATCGGCACGTATGGAATTTGATACAGTGCCAAACTTAAAGCAGAAGAACATCGTACGAACAAAACCATTATCTTCTTTgagataaaaaaattgattttagaTCAAATCACAACGTTGCACAACTTGCAATTTCATCTGGcggaattataatatttaggcaatattaaacaaaatttacaatttaatatgacATATTTTTATGTGCAGAGTTATGAATAATTACATCTTATTCAATATATGTTACCAATAAACatcattttattctttgtacAAGTATACAAAATGCAAAGAACGCAATAATACTTGATATATAGATCTTAGAATTATTCTCTAATTCGATCAGTTATATAAAATCGCTTTTCGTTAAAGATTGTTTAAAATCTTTGAAAAACTTTGGAAGAAGAAGATTTATAGTGTTTAACAAACAAACGatattgcaaatttctattatttttaccTACTCCTGCTGTTGATATTTGTGACGGATCAAAATTAGGAAGATCATTGTAAagttttaaagtaattttattatatgaacaATAATATGGAGAGTCAAAGCCTCGTTTTTCGGCAGAAGGGCTGTTTCCACTTCCAAGAACCTAATCTGTCATTTCTCACGATCTTTGCAACTTACATCTTTAGAAGTATTTCCTTTAAAAAGCTATATCGTCAAGAAACAATGAAAAGTAAGTAATTCGTGTTCGCTTTTCAATCAAATTTCGTCACTTGGAAATGGATGAAGCAGACCTAACGCTAATACGAGACTTTTTTTTCAATGAACAGAGTTTTTAACAGACATTTTTAATGCTGAAGATCGCTTAAAGTTATTCCTCCTCTTCGTCTCCCGCACCAGTTAACATTGCGATAAGGCTTTGCGTATCGATAAATCCCTTGTCATCAATGTACATATTATCATAAGCATCATTGACCTCCTTCGCGGTGAATTTGTCACCATATGTCATCAAAGCGTGCCTCAATCTATGACGGAAAGAAAACGAatgattttcataattttagaaagctGTTCAACTTCTTTTccgagatatttcgatatatttcacgggatcttttaattttctactctctttctctatcctttctttttttttttttttttttttttttcgaaaaatgaaCAATCTTACAATACCGATAACTATTATCGCTTACCTTTCACCATCAATCTTTCCGTTTACGTCGAAGGTATTGAACGCAGCAACTACGGTTTCATCGTCGTCGGAAcctaaaatagaagaaattgcgattaatttgatatacatatataaactGGCAAAGAGGGACTGATCGTGTGATCTGGTAAATTTATATGTTGATACCTGATCCCGACATGCGAGTTGCGAACAAGTTGAGTAACTGGGTAAAGTTGATAGGACCAGGGGCTTCACCTAGCATTTCGTCAAGTTCTTTATCGGTAACCAAACGACCGACATTGTCAAAAGTGGCACGAAGGTCGTTCTTCCCAATTACACCATCCTTATCATGATCCATAAGCTGGAATGCCTGGTGGAACAAAATGAAATACGCATAAGTACATCCaaataataattgcaattcgtacttttcaacgttttaattttaattttatttattcgaaaatgATTCGATCGACGTTACGACCAACTTATTAAATGATACGTTTCATTTGTCTTTATCATAGAACGATATACAGCGAGATATCTCGTTTCCTTTCGCAGAAACTGCGGTAACTGATGCAGCAAGCATTTGATAATGGAGTTTCACCGTATATCGTTGAAACGGCGTTTGAACGTACCTCTTTAAATTCGGCAACTTGTTTCTGAGTAAACATAGAAAACACGCTGGATCCAGTGCGTTTAGCTTTGCGGCTACCCCGACTACTTGCTCTAGTCGAACCAGATTCTTTAGGGGTACCGGTAGGAGTTGGTGGCTTTTCTTCTGCTGGTGCAGGTGCTGGTTCTGGTTCTGGTGCAGGAGCAGGCGCTGCCTCCTCCTTCtttttcgtcttcttcttcttctctttatcCGCCTACGATAATCCGgcgtaatttttattgaaacgaaacgagaatacaaaaatgtaaaaatttcagCCAAACTTCCGCTTACTCTTCCGCACCGTTCAGCGTCTGTACAAGTGTAACTCGCGATTCCTCGAGTGTTAAAATACTCGTTTTaccaaaaaattaatatttaattattataaacgaAATGTCGAATTAAAATGTCGAATAAAAGCACTTAGTCTGCAATAAATCGTAGAAAAGTCCTTTTCGTCGtattattttcgtaaaaatgaatgtttcaatttatttaaaatataaaacaagcgAAAGAGTGggtttggtaaaatatttgatataaattactcgcaaagaagagaaaccaagtggtaaataaataaaaatcttgcCAATTATTATCTAATAATTAATCGACTGGAAACCATCGTAAAGCCGAAAGATACgcggaaataaaaaattatcgttattacTATATTTAGCTGGCAGTAAGCTAGCTTGGATAACATCGAAGAAAATTCGGAGGGCGTTACTCATAAGAGTTAAAAATAGGATCCTTCTATCGCGTACGGTATCGTTGAAAAGAAGCCAGGACAAATATAGATCGTTTATCCCGTACAGCCTCTCGAATTACTATTTGGTTACgtaattcttttatctttatttttacttttataatatatctaaCAAATACGCGAAGGTGTACATGGAAATTAAATGAATAGTACAGATAGTACAGATAGTACAGATTTTTGCATAAACAAAATTCGATTAAACCTAAAGTCCATTAACTTAGATACacgattaaatttcaaatattaagaaatgCAGAAATTAAGAATCCTATTAGGAATTTCATAGATCAGAGGATCGgaaagatttattaaaatccaAAAGTAGATGTAACAACTTGAACACACAGAATGGAAAGCGAATAATAAGGTCCAAGTACGGAATGGCTAACAGCCAAAAATCTAACGAAGATCACTGTTTACACTTCATTAACACAAATACGCGATGTTTGGTGCAAGTTCTGCACTTTGACGAATTCATTCACCAGGCGTACAATTTAGacacaatttatttaattcatcgATCTCTCATCGAAATTTACCCTCGTACAACAGGTCAAACATGTTTCCACCACTAGTCACGTGTACGATATTCGGCATTCCGTTTCTTTCTATATATCCCACTGTATAGAAGAAATTCAACGAACAGAACTTTTCGCATATTTGCTGATCGCCTGAATCCGAAATCACGATGGTATCATGGTGTACGCGGCGCTTACTTACCATGGCTACAGTTGGTTTGTAAGAGGATGGTACGAGATGGTCACAACGAACCAACTGTCCGAATCATAGAAGTGAACTTGTCTAAGTAACTTTGGTGGATCTCCCCCACTACGTGGCTGGTGCTTGAGCAGGGGTGCTTTGCCCGGGTATAACGCCAACGCCTATCTGACCATATTTAGTGCGAGCTGCCTCAAAATAGCAACCCTTTCGATGTTTCGACTAAAACAGTTTGCCGAGGATTGTACCGACGACCAACATTTTACAGCCCTTTTTCGCAGCTGAGATTTGCTTCTCAGAACGAGAATGTGAGTCAAGGATCTTCGGAAAGTGATTATGACGGTGTCCCGGCCTTGCGTCTTCCGTAACCCTGATTAGCCCTGCATACATCGAGCATCGAAGAGATCTTCTGTCACCATTTTTGCGGTCATCGATCGTACAAAAGCGGTAGTACACTGTCCTGAGTCCATCGTCACGAATCAAGATCAAATTATCGTAATTGTTTAAACTAATTTAACTCTTATTATCTATTCGATTATTACATACGATACAACGCTTACAAAATATGATTTCTCATAAATTTGTAACTCGCGAACTAAAAATTGTGGTGTTAGTATTTAGAAGTTCTgctaaatatttgcaaaattttgaTGTTCGCAGTTATATTTAACTCATATTATGCGCAATATAATAGCAAATATGTCTATCGTGTATCGACGaagattgtaaaaattgtgaGATGAAAATTGTCTAaggaaaaattacaataataaatgaaatacgaTAGTAAGAGAAAATGTTTAAGGATTATCCATTTCAGAAGTAACATGAATTTCCGGTTTGTGCACCGGGATGATCAACGCACGTGGTTACTAAAAATAACTGTCCGATATTTGAGATCAGAAAACATTAAGGTATACCGTATATTTCGTTATTCTCCTttcttatatacatattacagGAATTCAAATGATTAACAAACCCTGTACCTTTGATATTTATCGAGTTTAGTTTATTTCAATTGTCATGAAACTGAATTGCCATAAAGGAAATTAAGAACAATCGATATCTGCCGTGCAAAAGATTATTTACGACTATCGTACTTTCGATAACAAAGTAGCACGATagaattaattgttaattatttatatggcTCGACTTAATATTAGAGCCTGGCTTAAGATCGCTATAAGTGTCATATAACGAAGCTCGCTCGCTTCCGCCAAATTCAgtatttaacgaaatattGATAGcttaaacttaaaaatattattcaactaATCACATCTATACCTAAACtctatacttttattttataaagatatCTAAAATCTTTAGTTTGTAACACACCGATAGATGCTGATCATACGATAAGACCGATACACTAGAAATACAGCTATTACTTAACAACATAGTcgtattacaaattaaattcctagaatttatttctcttattCCAATGTGCCGAATTATGTCACTGAGATTATGTCCATCATTATATTTTAGGATATTCCCAGACACACATTACCAACACGTACTACGATATAATGCATATTAAAACCctttagatatatttattttattcttggaaaaaaattcatatttgtaGCTTTTCTACCGAGCTGCACgtataatagaattaaaattatttttctgtttcatttattttatacaatagatacataaatttattaattaatcatgATTCTAATGTaacatgtatatattgtaataatctTTTATGAAGTATCCATAAAAATCGCTATGACTTTGTATACTTGCTCGATAAGAAAGTTACGTACCATTTTTCTTATTCACGACCACACAACACTCCCACCACAACCGCTCGGAGAAATAAGAAAGTACAGACAACCTTGCCTTGACTGGTTTTCATTGTAAGGTAACAGCTTGTCGTAGTATGGTCTAGatcacaaatatttatgttaaaatattattaagatttaaattactctaaaaaaaaaaaaacgtattttAAGTGTTATCTTATGATCTAACAAAATGTGGTGGATCTTTTTACTAAATTATGGTGAGTAAAACTTGTAcatataaaaaggaaatacgtatttttaacatttaatattgttAATCATCGTTAAATCTTTCTTAAAGCTTTAAAATATGCGTTTAACgctgttaataaaatatataaatgatcACAGTGATAGAATAATCGggaaataaactaatttatcattaattgatttaaattaataaattatatgctTGTTTCTCGTATATAGTTACCATTGGCTTGTCACTGCGTCTTGCCGCATATATTTCTTCTGGCGGTCTTCACGGAGAAATTCGATTCGAAAAAGTCACAGAAACATCCGTAAGAATTCGATTTTCGCTTCAAACTACTCTACAATATCCAGACCAACAATGGCTTTGGTCAGTTACTCAGTTTCCTGTTGATTACACGCGTATAAACGATAGATGCAGCAGACAACATATCGGAGAGAGGTGTTTTTCTTgtttggaaaaatttgttttccatATATCGCTGTCAcacgttttatttaaaaatcactACTATAAACATGTAGCATTATCGACTTAACGGAACTCGTTGGACCGCTCGATATGCCTGGAAATGAAACAGGATCAGTGGAAATTTCGGACATAAGTTTAACCGGAGAAATGGGTTTATGGGGCAAAGGTCTAATATTCCAAGACACATATTCATCCAGAACCATTTGCGCTTCGATAACGgtaacttttaaaatataaaatgtaaagtttgtttcgaaaatattGCAATTCTCCGAACGTTCTTAGGTACTAGAAAAGAATGTAGAGAAATTTGCGGAAGCACGTTTTCTCGAAACTATAGCGGGAAGCGTATGGTTTCGATGGCTGGGTGGTCACGGTGGTGATAATGTTAGCGATAcgataatttatgtaaatttgtatcatgttaataacaaaaaattgcaaggtataaaatacacagaacattattggaaaatttatgtGACGGACATTTTTGACATCAGTAAAGGTACAACCttttttataagatatatcGGATTTGCAAAACACTGATTtactttcattaaatatatatttatttaatgtttatcATTCAGACAAATCAAGTTGCAACATTTTACAAACTGTCTTTGATCCTGATAACGCGGGCAATGGCAAGGCGATTGGTGATATCGATGCACGTTTAGGCAAGATAAAAGTAGCTGTAGATCATCGTAACGAATATAAAACTGTATACAAAGATTCAAAGTTGTCTCTATTACCTTCTACCGATTTACTCGGACCACATCGTCAATTATATTTAGTCATATTTCATCCGAAACACGATGATTCCATTTTACATTGCAGTAAGATTAATCATAGGAAACCTATCCTTGCCAAGTAAGTGAAACTTATTATTACGAAAAACTTGtatccattttatttatacatgtttatcgaattatcttttctcgtattttttaactatttagaactttaattaattctcaCGGTATCAAAGGAGATGTATCCCTATCTCAAGTGACTCCATTCGATCCAACATGGGTTAACGTATCATTGACACCGATCAATGATTTAGGAACGAGATTACGCTATGCTACTAagataaagtcatataatattcatgAACTACCTCCAGATCCAATAAAAGCTTCGAATAACTTTGCCAAAGTATGCGAAACAACTAAGAAAATGTATAATCCAAGTAATATCAATATAATGGATGTACCACCAGCAGGTAAACAAGTTAAATCGTTACTTTAGTCTAGTTTGTTCGTTCAACAATGCCtaaataattatgtaactCAGGGCTTGGAACTCAAGATCAATATGCTATTGGTGATCTTTCTGGGAAACTTCAAGGTCGTAAAGAAGGATCGTATCATTATGATATCTTACCAGGGAGTGCCAAACTTAATGGAATTTATTGGGATACGTACCTTCCACTCTCAGGAACACATAGCGTGGTTCACAGAAGCCTTGTTCTTCACAAGTACTTATTTACGTTCACTTTTTATAATTACCGCTTTATTTTCATCCTTACTTATTAAAAACGATTACACGTTGCTCCTCAGATATAATGAAACTGATAATAAGAGCATCGTACCATGGATCTGCGGTACCTTGAATCTTTATTTACCAGATAATATTGGACAAATACCAATGGTAACTGCACAAGTAATATACAGATATCCCATTGTtgggaaaataattttccgtCAACCTAAAAATGACCCTCAAATGGATACTACcattataattgaaaatttagttCATGCAGATGGTAatgctttgaataattcaGAATTACACAGGTAtaatgtttttcaaattttttcctAGAAAAaaccattatatatatatatgtcaatATCgtctaatttaatattaaatatttagatgGATGGTTCATGATAATCCACCAGGCAAAGATTATTATAACTGGACAGGCAGATGTTTAAGCGCTGGTGAACCTTATAATCCTTACAAGGtacagtaattaataaaataacactAATATGATTGTCttctatttataatacaattgCTCTCTCCTAAAAAATTTAACTCTTAAATTTACCAGGTAGAATGGAATTCAAATCCTAGTAAATATTGTTCAATGTCAGAAGCATCATTATGTCGTGTGGGTGACCTAACAAGACATAGTACAGTCGACATTGCTGGCAAAAAGCTTTATGGGAGTCTATTAACACGAAGACTCTTCACGGATACGATGTTACCTCTGTCAGGTCCCCATAGTATATTAGGTAAAAGTTTAGTGATATATGATGACCATGGACCTCGTGCAAGAGGAGAAAGACTAGCATGTTCAATGTAATTTCGTAGAAGAAACttcatatgaaatatttctaataaattttactacgAATATGactaaaatatcaattattctaTATAGAATCAGTGAAACATACCATCGCAAAGCAGTAGCAAGAGACTGGTTTGGAAATGGAGAAACAATTTCGCTAAGAGGAAAATTAGAATTCTTACAACAAAATGAATATGATATCACAAATATAGAACTAAATCTTGATGGTCTAGATGGGAAAATGAGTGGATATCACATACATATGGTAAcagaaatatgataaaatttgtttgttttttatttattttcatgaaagTTTACGTATTTTAGACTCCAATTGAACAAGATTTAGAATTTCCATGTGAAAGTACATCCCTGTATGGACATTGGAATCCATTTAGTATCAATGTAAGTAACACGCTATCTGCAGGAGAAGGAACGACTGATCAATATGAAATGGGTGATCTTAGTGGAAAGTTTGGCActttagaaaatagaaaaagatatatgaaaACTTTCAATGATACAATACTTCCTTTATTTGGACTAAACAGTATACTAGGTCGGAGTATAGTGATTCacaaaaagcaaaaaaatttAAGGtatctatattaatatttaaattgtatgcagacacaaatatatatatatatatcctctaacaattcttttctttaagATGGGCTTGTTCAACTATAGAAAGGGGATATTCGCCATCTGAGGCTATAGAATTAAGAGCAATTGCATCTTTTCATCATCCACAAGGTTTTGCATATGGCTATATAAGAAtggtattataaatttaaatgatatcaaaatataaaatatgatttaacACTAATAATTACAGACACAACTTATTCACCATGATGGTAGTCAAAGTGAAAcggtaattgaaataaaattacgacatccTGGAAAACACGATCGTAATATTGTGAGTACATAAAATGCTTAATAAAGGCATTTAAAgagatttaatatattttgaattatataaaaatatattaccgTAGACAAGAAACCACAATTGGGCGATATATGTAAATCCTGTTGGAGTAGATGCAGCTGTTCAAGTAAAGGATACCAGATGTGTAGCTGGTGGATATATATGGAATCCCTACTTTACACAGCTAGCAGATCctttaaatgtaatattaatcaGAACCATATAAAGTTTCTGTCTTAACATGCCATTGTTTACTTtcataaaagtaattttatttcacaggATGATCTGTACAGACAAGAATGTGGTCCTGATTTACCACTTAGATGTTATGTAGGAGATATATCAGGTCGGTTGGGTCCTATCGATATAGGACTTCAAAGACAAGTTTTTACAGACTCGAATTTCCCATTAGCAGGAACAGTATCTGCAATGGGAAGATCTAtcgttatttttgacaaaaatttTGGCACTGACAGATTTGCATGTGCTAACATTGAACCTGATAACGACATTGTGAAGTATACAAATATAAGAAAACCACCTCGCTTCGTAGTGTAAGTACACATGTGGCAT
This genomic stretch from Bombus fervidus isolate BK054 chromosome 9, iyBomFerv1, whole genome shotgun sequence harbors:
- the LOC139991227 gene encoding odorant receptor 13a-like, producing MSLKYHKDVSFNVAVFYLKIVGLWLSTSLVEKWFRNALVTYTVLAIIFSMWIQLRGLYFSWGDFSVSTYIACNSLGLFMDLFKLLIIFIHKKKFLYLIVYMQKNFWHFNYDQYEKSVLADAKRMCIYFVCVFSFLSQSTIFSYIFRPLISNIGKNESDRVPIFHMYLDLPLNVSPYYEMTYLIQALTLYQVGVCYLCVDNIFCIMCLHVASQFRILQYRMANVLSLKDKVQFDQDTNLDSSGEFYALFRKCIQQHQALIGFCTSLEEIFTVIILGQVLTFSILICFVGYQALLVKLSLSWRVSLVSFLTTNICQLWIFAYSCNALAQESMNTANAAYAAPWIYLPMDKFGEMARKDLQLVLTRSRRACYLTACGFFPISLETFTKIMSSAMSYFTILKQRTVDTIE
- the Rsod gene encoding related to Sod isoform X1 encodes the protein MWWIFLLNYVTIGLSLRLAAYISSGGLHGEIRFEKVTETSVRIRFSLQTTLQYPDQQWLWSVTQFPVDYTRINDRCSRQHIGESIIDLTELVGPLDMPGNETGSVEISDISLTGEMGLWGKGLIFQDTYSSRTICASITVLEKNVEKFAEARFLETIAGSVWFRWLGGHGGDNVSDTIIYVNLYHVNNKKLQGIKYTEHYWKIYVTDIFDISKDKSSCNILQTVFDPDNAGNGKAIGDIDARLGKIKVAVDHRNEYKTVYKDSKLSLLPSTDLLGPHRQLYLVIFHPKHDDSILHCSKINHRKPILAKTLINSHGIKGDVSLSQVTPFDPTWVNVSLTPINDLGTRLRYATKIKSYNIHELPPDPIKASNNFAKVCETTKKMYNPSNINIMDVPPAGLGTQDQYAIGDLSGKLQGRKEGSYHYDILPGSAKLNGIYWDTYLPLSGTHSVVHRSLVLHKYNETDNKSIVPWICGTLNLYLPDNIGQIPMVTAQVIYRYPIVGKIIFRQPKNDPQMDTTIIIENLVHADGNALNNSELHRWMVHDNPPGKDYYNWTGRCLSAGEPYNPYKVEWNSNPSKYCSMSEASLCRVGDLTRHSTVDIAGKKLYGSLLTRRLFTDTMLPLSGPHSILGKSLVIYDDHGPRARGERLACSIISETYHRKAVARDWFGNGETISLRGKLEFLQQNEYDITNIELNLDGLDGKMSGYHIHMTPIEQDLEFPCESTSLYGHWNPFSINVSNTLSAGEGTTDQYEMGDLSGKFGTLENRKRYMKTFNDTILPLFGLNSILGRSIVIHKKQKNLRWACSTIERGYSPSEAIELRAIASFHHPQGFAYGYIRMTQLIHHDGSQSETVIEIKLRHPGKHDRNITRNHNWAIYVNPVGVDAAVQVKDTRCVAGGYIWNPYFTQLADPLNDDLYRQECGPDLPLRCYVGDISGRLGPIDIGLQRQVFTDSNFPLAGTVSAMGRSIVIFDKNFGTDRFACANIEPDNDIVKYTNIRKPPRFVVAQFLEDVRKIMGVPDWMLSIDTRKTKILHSGACIQFLMHFRGPIASTLEQDFNKLISTGRLDTPSLYIPGYVPTKRKATLGYRQCGNQDPNDKSNNTYSIQNKHTSLFFKMTNFTLFSGSKFSLPNISSSQCSKLILIVATCIIIKLL
- the Rsod gene encoding related to Sod isoform X2 codes for the protein MWWIFLLNYVTIGLSLRLAAYISSGGLHGEIRFEKVTETSVRIRFSLQTTLQYPDQQWLWSVTQFPVDYTRINDRCSRQHIGESIIDLTELVGPLDMPGNETGSVEISDISLTGEMGLWGKGLIFQDTYSSRTICASITVLEKNVEKFAEARFLETIAGSVWFRWLGGHGGDNVSDTIIYVNLYHVNNKKLQGIKYTEHYWKIYVTDIFDISKDKSSCNILQTVFDPDNAGNGKAIGDIDARLGKIKVAVDHRNEYKTVYKDSKLSLLPSTDLLGPHRQLYLVIFHPKHDDSILHCSKINHRKPILAKTLINSHGIKGDVSLSQVTPFDPTWVNVSLTPINDLGTRLRYATKIKSYNIHELPPDPIKASNNFAKVCETTKKMYNPSNINIMDVPPAGLGTQDQYAIGDLSGKLQGRKEGSYHYDILPGSAKLNGIYWDTYLPLSGTHSVVHRSLVLHKYNETDNKSIVPWICGTLNLYLPDNIGQIPMVTAQVIYRYPIVGKIIFRQPKNDPQMDTTIIIENLVHADGNALNNSELHRWMVHDNPPGKDYYNWTGRCLSAGEPYNPYKVEWNSNPSKYCSMSEASLCRVGDLTRHSTVDIAGKKLYGSLLTRRLFTDTMLPLSGPHSILGKSLVIYDDHGPRARGERLACSIISETYHRKAVARDWFGNGETISLRGKLEFLQQNEYDITNIELNLDGLDGKMSGYHIHMTPIEQDLEFPCESTSLYGHWNPFSINVSNTLSAGEGTTDQYEMGDLSGKFGTLENRKRYMKTFNDTILPLFGLNSILGRSIVIHKKQKNLRWACSTIERGYSPSEAIELRAIASFHHPQGFAYGYIRMTQLIHHDGSQSETVIEIKLRHPGKHDRNITRNHNWAIYVNPVGVDAAVQVKDTRCVAGGYIWNPYFTQLADPLNDDLYRQECGPDLPLRCYVGDISGRLGPIDIGLQRQVFTDSNFPLAGTVSAMGRSIVIFDKNFGTDRFACANIEPDNDIVKYTNIRKPPRFVVAQFLEDVRKIMGVPDWMLSIDTRKTKILHSGACIQFLMHFRGPIASTLEQDFNKLISTGRLDTPSLYIPGYVPTKRKATLGYRQCGNQDPNDKRSKFSLPNISSSQCSKLILIVATCIIIKLL
- the Mlc2 gene encoding myosin regulatory light chain 2 gives rise to the protein MADKEKKKKTKKKEEAAPAPAPEPEPAPAPAEEKPPTPTGTPKESGSTRASSRGSRKAKRTGSSVFSMFTQKQVAEFKEAFQLMDHDKDGVIGKNDLRATFDNVGRLVTDKELDEMLGEAPGPINFTQLLNLFATRMSGSGSDDDETVVAAFNTFDVNGKIDGERLRHALMTYGDKFTAKEVNDAYDNMYIDDKGFIDTQSLIAMLTGAGDEEEE